The genome window CTTTAAAGTTAAGTAATCAGGTAATACCTTGAAGATCAGGGAAACCCCATAAAAGCATCCAGgataaaacagaaatgttttgatttgttgGAGAGCTCTAGCAGGATATAGAAGTCAGGCTGTACATGACTCTAAGGTGAGTCTCCTGCAGCAAGTAGAAAGCTCAGATGTTTTTTGGttgctttgtttggttttttttttcttgaggaaagggaatatttacttttttttttttgccagctgAGCAGAGTGACTAGTGATCAAGGAGAAAGAATGTGATGAAGTGTTAAATTTTTATTGGACAGTTCTATGAAGTAGAAACTTCCTGAAATAGAAGACCTCTCAGCCTTGTAATGGTGAGCCTCCAGATGACATGTCTCATCTAGAGATCTGCCTTAAAGCTGGAACTGGCATTTTTTTACTCCTCCCACTAAAAATCATCAGATAGTAAATGATGATAGCCCTACAGTTACAGTACTCTGTCTTGTATTAAACTTGTGCCTGTCCAGTGAGtcagacattaaaaataagaaatcctTGCACAACAGTCCTAAACAATAGAAATTGCTAAAAATATTTGGGCAGTTGGAGCAGCAAAACTGTTACACTTAAATTTGTTCAGAGGACTAGAAACAAAGTTCAACCTCAGCTGTCTGGCAGCCAGCACTCCAAGGTGCAACTCTTCCAGCTTGCTTCTGGAAAAAGTAGTGTGCAGCTGAAAATGGTGGTTCTGTAGGCTGCCTTTATTAATAATTTCCTAACAACTGAGGTATTAGGCCCGTAGTAATCTCTGCATGATGTATCACCTCCTCTTTGGAGGTTTGCACTGTGGTGCTGTGGAATGTGCAAGCTGACTGCTCTCCAGCGATGCCGTTCTCCTCAGCGCCTGCCCGTTACAATGAGGGCTGCTTGATCTCCTGTTACAGGATGCTCCAGCTTCTCTTGTCATTTAGGCAGACTGAAATTGCTGTCTTCAGACACTTGAGGTTCACCTCTGCTGTTTTCTCCTCCACTGTTGCAATATATTAGCACTGGCGATGTACTATAGCGCAGCATTAAGGTCAATCTTACCAAGTCCTTCTATCCACTGTACATCTGGATAACTCCACTTCAGACCATCTATTCGTGTGGAATGTTGCCAAGTCAGTTTGGTTAGGCTTGTCAAGGATACTAATGCCAAGCAGAAAGGAATTTGGGATAATGAATCCAGCCTGCATAACACCAGATGCAATGTATAGCCTTTATTgaaaatttattctgttttcatttgcttaACCTTTATGCTTCTGTTTTTGCTCATGCCAAAAAACCTGTCTCTGAACACAGAGAACCTCAAAATTCAATCACTTGGAAACTGCCACTCAAATGAATTGTGATACAATAAGCATGtcaggaaaaagaagcaaaacactTGGATAATCAGTGCCTGTTGGGAATATCATGTCTTCAGATGGCTGAATCATGAAATGCCTGAAACCATCAGCCAGATTATAATATGATATTAGTTACTTTGTTGGCACTTGGCCAAGCAATCTCTTCAGACTAGCTACCCAAAAAGTCCCATAAGAAACTATGTGCTATGGCAGATGTTGCTTTTAatacttcaggtttttttatccCTTGATCAGCTTttgtctgcattttaaaaatgagttGGTCTTGCTGAAGAAATGGCTTAATCCTCAGTTAGAAATTGGCTAGAAGTGCCAAGAAGCAGTAATAAGGCTGTAGGAAACTGGACAAGGAGGTAGCAATTGGACTGTGTAGGTAGTGGATTTGCTGTACTATTTGGTGTGCTCTTTCAAAAGGGCTGTGTTTTGATCTTAAATTTTACTCACATAGCTCTTGGTCTGAGCCATGGCTACAGAATGGATCAAAGAGAATGTTTTACACAGACTTTACATCACTTAAAATTTTGGGAAATGTCcaaatgggaagaaaaacattGGCTGTTCTTTCTCTAGTTAGTTCAGTTACTCTTCACCTAGTGTTAAAAGATATGTACGTGGTTATAACAATATTTTTTAGTTGATTCATTGTTTCCGGACGTACTTAGTTTCAAGACCATAGAAAAGATTGGAAGTGAAAATGGCTTTGAAATTGCCCTGTTTCTTGCCGGGATAGATCTGCTTAAttaggaggaggaagggaagtgCTTCTAGGGGAGAATGCTGCCTTATGGTCAGCTCTGGAATACACTTGGAGTTCTAGAGGAGTGTAGAAACCTGAGCAATAGCTACAAGAGGAAATGCATACTGCTCTAGCATCTTACTACATTGACTTTAAAATGTATCTATCTCTCTCTCCAATTATTAGGGCTCTGCTTTAGGGAAGCTTTTTTTCACTTAACTGATTGTGTTTTATGTTGAATGCAGCTGAACTGATACTTGTATAAAGAATCATATCATGCAGGTACTTGAACAAAGGTCAATAATTTCACACACATATGGCTCATatacaagaaaaatatgtttggatccaggagaggaggaaggaatgtATGTCTTCTGTAGCCCCTGAAGGCAAACACTAATTTCCATGTAAAATGATGTAAAGGAGATAAAGGGAAATAAGAGCTATGCTTTTCTGCAACTTCATCATGGCTGTCTGGGCTGGGTTTGAAATACAACTGAAAGTCTTGCaactgtttttttaattgatttctCTGTTGAATACAGTTtaactcttctctctttctcctgttaCCAGAAAAATGAGTGGTGGGTTGGCACCAAGCAAAAGCACAGTGTATGTGTCCAATTTACCCTTTGCTTTGACAAACAATGATCTGTACAGGGTAAGTTTTAAGAGCTGCATTGTTTAGATTTAATTTGCTGACAACGATTTTGAGTGTAAAATCATACTGATATATATCAGTTTGTTGTGataaatttattactaatgAAATGCAATTGTCTGTTGctaaatctttttattttgttttatatttcagatattttcaaagTATGGGAAAGTTGTCAAGTAAGTGACCTGATATGGCCTTCTATTTTTGTACctctcattttaaatatttaatgtcttTCCTTCACCTGAGAGTCTTGAGCTTTTTATAATTAAAGCATGAATGTGGAACTGTATTGAAGTTCTGTTCATTTTAATAAagtataaatttaatttaacaaCTGGAAGTTCTTGCAGTTACATACATAGTACAAGAATATTTGTGCTAGGGACAGGTTTTGCTAACCATTTCCTAAGAGCAAGTAGAATGTCATTACATACCATCAGTCTTTTCTCTGAAATAGTTGAAGTAGTATTCTTCTAGTAAGTATTGTTCTCCTTCCCTTGAACATGTGTGGGGCACAATGGATAAGTGTAGAAGTGAGAGCTTTTACTTATGTCAATCAGATATCACAGTTCCCACAATTGCAATGTACAGTTCTCTACTTGTGATTCTTGAGGGACTTGTTATTGTGACTGCTTAGTATTTTACCTAAAATTAGATATAAGGATGCACTTGAAATCAATAAGAGTTGAAGTTGTGTAGGTTCCCACACCCCTGCCCTATCttgtaatttcttctttttttttttttactgcatctAGATCCTTCTTGAATTTCTCAATGTGCTATTGAAGCTGTTGATATCAATGTTAGACTGAAGATTTAACTTCATGTCATGTGAAATAACACATGTATCCATAATCCTTGGATTTCAGCTGGAGATATTTGTAGAACAATACTGCACATACTTAGCATTTCTTACTGTGAACCTGTTTAGCTGATTAGTTCTACACAAACATAGATTTCTCAGTTTGGATGCAGTTCAATGCACTGTGTTTTTCAGCAATAATAGCAGTGATTAGATTACtcctgaatttttctttcacctCCAGTATGCGTAGTTCCCTCCAGTTAGGTTGCCTGCAGATCTAAAGAGTATGTTCTCTGTTCAGGTCATCCAAGGGAATTAAGAGTGACACTGTCCCCAGAAATACCCcacattcttttttaaaatcatctccACTCTACCTGTAAGCACATGGCCAGGTTAGCAGTTCCTTTGAATTTCTCTTTATTGAGCATTTTTATTGTTAGATATACTTTAACCTTTTTGCTATATAACAAAGCTAAGATCCCACTGAgatctttaaggaaaaaatgtctctgaAGTCATTTTAGTGTATCAATAATGCAGTTATATGTTTCCAGAGTTACTATTATGAAAGACAAAGACACCAGGAAGAGCAAAGGAGttgcctttattttgtttttggaTAAAGAATCTGCACAAAACTGTTCTCGGGCACTTAATAACAAACAGGTAAATTGTGGAAAGTCAttatggcaggagggttgggtTTGCAGTCCCAAAACatttaccttttctttccaattttCTTCAGTTGTTTGGAAGAGTAATAAAAGCAAGTATTGCCATTGATAATGGAAGAGCAGCAGAATTCATTCGCAGGCGTAACTACTTTGATAAGTCTAAGTGTTACGAATGTGGGGTGAGTAAAACCAAAAATGTagagaaatggagaaaagttGTGGGATAAGAACAGCctaataattgaaataatataaaatagtaGTAATAATAGTAAATggtaatgaaaatgaaaataacaaagagaaataaaacccaagaaaggcaagtgatgcaaatgaaaacaatcGATCACCACCAACCAATCAATGCCTAGGCAATCCTTGAGCAACAGCACCCCTGCCAAACTTCCCACTAGTGTTATGGCTGAGCATGACATCATCTGGTCTAGAAGTATGCCTT of Pseudopipra pipra isolate bDixPip1 chromosome 5, bDixPip1.hap1, whole genome shotgun sequence contains these proteins:
- the ZCRB1 gene encoding zinc finger CCHC-type and RNA-binding motif-containing protein 1 isoform X1, producing MSGGLAPSKSTVYVSNLPFALTNNDLYRIFSKYGKVVKVTIMKDKDTRKSKGVAFILFLDKESAQNCSRALNNKQLFGRVIKASIAIDNGRAAEFIRRRNYFDKSKCYECGEAGHLSYACPKNMLGEREPPKKKEKKKKKKIVEPEEIEEEGESEEEGEDPALDSLSQAIAFQQAKIEEEQQRWTQTAGESSISDDSKRPRIKKSAYFSDEEELSD